The following coding sequences are from one Halorubrum sp. BOL3-1 window:
- the rpl18a gene encoding 50S ribosomal protein L18Ae: protein MSAYTVSGRFQSRDGFQPFTKDVEAENEDLARERIYTNVGSQHNRKRTQIEIEEVSAA from the coding sequence ATGAGTGCCTACACGGTAAGTGGACGGTTCCAGAGCCGAGACGGCTTCCAGCCGTTCACGAAGGACGTCGAGGCGGAAAACGAGGATCTCGCCCGCGAGCGGATCTACACCAACGTCGGGAGCCAGCACAACCGAAAGCGCACCCAGATCGAGATCGAGGAGGTGTCCGCGGCATGA
- the pfdA gene encoding prefoldin subunit alpha, whose amino-acid sequence MGGGQQQLQQLSQELQALDEEIEALEDEVAGYREEKTDIDDAVEAIETLDTGATVQVPLGGGAYLRAEVQDIDEVIVSLGGNYSAEQPQDDAIDVLRRKQEALDERIEETEAEVDDLESESDELEQQAQQMQQQMQQQQMQQQQMEQGQDGEE is encoded by the coding sequence ATGGGCGGCGGACAACAGCAGCTCCAGCAGCTCTCTCAGGAGCTGCAGGCGCTCGACGAGGAGATCGAGGCGCTCGAAGACGAGGTCGCCGGCTACCGCGAGGAGAAGACCGACATCGACGACGCGGTCGAAGCCATCGAGACGCTCGACACGGGCGCGACCGTTCAGGTCCCGCTCGGCGGCGGCGCGTACCTCCGCGCGGAGGTCCAGGACATCGACGAGGTCATCGTCTCGCTCGGCGGCAACTACTCCGCCGAGCAGCCGCAGGACGACGCTATCGACGTGCTCCGGCGCAAGCAGGAGGCCCTCGACGAGCGCATCGAGGAGACGGAAGCGGAGGTCGACGACCTGGAGTCCGAGAGCGACGAGCTCGAACAGCAGGCCCAGCAGATGCAACAGCAGATGCAACAACAGCAGATGCAACAACAGCAGATGGAGCAGGGCCAAGACGGCGAGGAGTAA
- a CDS encoding SMP-30/gluconolactonase/LRE family protein has protein sequence MARTERVAETRAHTGEGPLWHPVERRLYWVDIPAGVLYRYDPETGENAVAYETDGVPLGGYTIESDGALLLFTRGAVERFVPGTSDAETVLTVDADTRFNDVVADPEGRVFAGTMPGADALGDVYRIDTDGSARVVVEGVDIPNGMGFSGDGTTFYLTESEARRIDAFDYDYVTGEIANRRSFVETPPGDGVPDGLTVDAEDHLWSARWDGGRAVRYDPTGSAVAAIELPARKVASLAFAGPSRDALYLTTALAGGDREREGDGAGALFRATGLPANGRAEFRSRIAVA, from the coding sequence ATGGCTCGAACCGAACGCGTCGCCGAGACGCGGGCGCATACCGGCGAGGGACCGCTGTGGCACCCGGTGGAGCGCCGGCTCTACTGGGTCGACATCCCGGCTGGCGTGCTGTACCGATACGATCCCGAGACGGGCGAGAACGCGGTCGCCTACGAGACGGACGGCGTCCCACTCGGCGGATACACGATCGAGTCCGACGGGGCGCTGCTTCTGTTCACACGCGGGGCGGTCGAACGCTTCGTTCCGGGGACGTCCGACGCCGAGACCGTTCTCACGGTCGACGCGGACACGCGGTTCAACGACGTCGTCGCGGACCCGGAGGGACGGGTGTTCGCCGGAACGATGCCGGGCGCGGACGCGCTCGGTGATGTCTACCGAATCGACACCGACGGCTCGGCGCGCGTCGTCGTCGAAGGGGTGGACATCCCGAACGGGATGGGGTTCTCCGGGGACGGGACGACGTTCTATCTCACGGAGTCCGAGGCGCGTCGGATCGACGCGTTCGACTACGACTACGTCACCGGCGAGATAGCGAACCGCCGATCCTTCGTCGAGACCCCGCCCGGGGACGGCGTCCCCGACGGGCTGACAGTCGACGCCGAGGACCACCTCTGGTCGGCTCGGTGGGACGGCGGGCGAGCCGTCCGATACGACCCGACGGGGAGCGCGGTCGCGGCGATCGAACTCCCCGCGCGGAAGGTCGCGTCCCTCGCGTTCGCCGGTCCCTCGCGCGACGCGCTGTACCTCACCACCGCGCTCGCCGGCGGCGACCGCGAACGCGAGGGGGACGGCGCGGGCGCGCTGTTCCGGGCGACCGGCCTCCCGGCGAACGGACGGGCGGAGTTTCGGTCCCGGATCGCGGTGGCGTAG
- a CDS encoding phosphatase PAP2 family protein gives MALLEVTAATGFFVVTGTAVTALLCIGPRQMSRAMTDVDDRVREVAPYLGAALALLAAKQITKGYRLRLSRALDWNITDELYALEGGFVASLQRLTPDATLEFFTVSYMVGFAFLLVAAPVTYFLSEGNGRRYLKELLVAYMLNYAVGTVCYTVFIAYGPRNHLETVSGLMYQVYPQTQDLTAAVASNTNVFPSLHTSLSVAVLAVAWRSRRTHPRWTPAAAAVAAAVVFSTMYLGIHWLTDVVAGVALGVGSVYGAARIVDRAESRSTPAHPGGEPGEPTGRPGDD, from the coding sequence ATGGCGCTCCTCGAAGTGACCGCTGCCACCGGCTTTTTCGTCGTCACCGGGACGGCGGTCACAGCCCTCCTCTGTATCGGGCCTCGACAGATGTCACGGGCGATGACCGACGTCGACGACCGCGTCCGAGAGGTCGCTCCCTACCTCGGAGCGGCGCTCGCGCTGCTCGCGGCCAAACAGATCACGAAGGGGTATCGGCTGCGGCTCTCCCGCGCGCTCGACTGGAACATCACCGACGAACTGTACGCGCTGGAAGGCGGATTCGTGGCGAGTCTTCAGCGGCTGACGCCGGACGCGACGCTGGAGTTCTTCACGGTGAGCTACATGGTCGGGTTCGCGTTCCTCCTCGTCGCGGCGCCGGTGACGTACTTTCTCTCCGAGGGGAACGGACGGCGATACCTGAAGGAACTGCTCGTCGCGTACATGCTGAACTACGCGGTCGGCACCGTCTGCTACACGGTGTTCATCGCTTACGGACCGCGGAACCACTTGGAGACGGTGTCGGGGCTGATGTATCAGGTATACCCGCAGACGCAGGACCTCACCGCGGCGGTCGCGTCGAACACGAACGTGTTCCCGTCGCTCCACACCTCCCTGTCGGTGGCCGTCCTCGCCGTCGCGTGGCGCTCGCGGCGCACCCATCCCCGGTGGACGCCCGCCGCCGCCGCGGTCGCGGCCGCCGTGGTGTTCTCCACGATGTACCTCGGGATCCACTGGCTCACCGACGTCGTGGCCGGCGTCGCGCTCGGCGTCGGGTCGGTGTACGGCGCGGCGCGGATCGTCGACCGAGCCGAGTCGCGGTCGACGCCGGCGCACCCCGGCGGCGAACCTGGGGAACCGACCGGGCGCCCCGGCGACGACTGA
- a CDS encoding DUF3179 domain-containing protein, with translation MEFTRRRFVATAGLAALAGCASGANGGSEGSSTAAAGSNADGSGSGTDGAVPTAEETLTLSMTPDEIESLAISGGPPKDGIPSIDDPSFVDPDDAGFLDPGDPVFGVTLNGDTKAYPQKILAQHEVVNDRLGDLAVAVTYCPLTGTVQGFERGETTFGVSGRLINNNLVMYDRATEAWWPQIPATSIPGPWNSSPGTRSLREFRLVWTTWEQWRSFHPDTQVLSTDTGLAKNYGRDPYGSYNPLGGYYASENTLFEPLSDDSRFERKRVFMCARSAEGAVAFDKSSLLTERVMSGELNGTPTVAVADRRLDTGYIYLNPDERAVTTDGDTVLVGDTAYEPDALPLERLHTFDAMWFAWHGYYPDTNVYA, from the coding sequence ATGGAATTCACCCGTCGTCGGTTCGTCGCGACCGCCGGCCTCGCGGCACTCGCAGGGTGCGCCAGCGGCGCAAACGGCGGCTCCGAGGGATCTTCGACGGCGGCGGCAGGGTCGAACGCCGACGGATCGGGGTCCGGAACCGACGGTGCTGTCCCGACCGCCGAGGAGACGCTCACTCTCTCGATGACCCCGGACGAGATCGAATCCCTCGCGATCTCGGGCGGGCCGCCCAAAGACGGGATCCCGTCCATCGACGACCCCTCGTTCGTCGACCCTGACGACGCCGGTTTCCTGGATCCGGGGGACCCCGTGTTCGGCGTCACGCTGAACGGTGACACCAAGGCGTACCCACAGAAGATCCTCGCGCAACACGAGGTCGTCAACGACCGTCTCGGTGACCTCGCCGTCGCGGTGACGTACTGCCCGCTGACCGGGACCGTCCAGGGTTTCGAGCGTGGCGAGACGACGTTCGGCGTCTCCGGCCGCCTCATCAACAACAATCTGGTCATGTACGACCGAGCGACCGAGGCGTGGTGGCCACAGATTCCCGCGACGTCGATACCCGGTCCGTGGAACTCCTCGCCCGGAACCCGATCGCTACGGGAGTTCAGACTCGTGTGGACAACGTGGGAGCAGTGGCGAAGTTTCCACCCCGACACACAGGTCCTCTCAACGGACACCGGCTTGGCGAAAAACTACGGCAGAGACCCGTACGGATCGTACAATCCGCTTGGGGGCTACTACGCCAGCGAGAACACCCTGTTCGAACCGCTCAGTGACGACAGCCGCTTCGAGAGAAAACGCGTCTTCATGTGTGCCCGGAGCGCCGAGGGCGCCGTCGCGTTCGACAAATCTTCTCTCCTTACGGAACGAGTGATGTCGGGTGAACTGAACGGGACACCGACCGTCGCGGTCGCCGATCGGCGGTTGGATACTGGATACATTTACCTAAATCCCGACGAGCGGGCGGTCACGACCGACGGCGATACGGTGCTTGTCGGTGACACCGCGTACGAACCCGACGCACTTCCGCTGGAGCGACTCCACACGTTCGACGCGATGTGGTTCGCCTGGCACGGGTACTATCCGGACACCAATGTCTACGCATAA